A portion of the Candidatus Effluviviaceae Genus V sp. genome contains these proteins:
- the recJ gene encoding single-stranded-DNA-specific exonuclease RecJ, with amino-acid sequence METALRRRWQLPSAESRELAAHLSSELGTSNAFAAVLVSHGVSTVSEARAFLKPSRSMLADPELLPDIEPAIDRIRRAVERNERIFVCGDYDVDGITSIVLVKRCLESAGLEVAFYIPNRLTEGYGLSEVGVRAARDYGARLIVTVDSGITGHEEIALAKDLGIDVIVTDHHEPQESLPPAVAVVDPKRRDSDYPFKHLAGVGVAHKVMTALAMGDREVAYAVDETLDLVAVGTVADIVPLIGENRVLTSLGLDRLRDTENHGLRALMDVAGVESVTARAAHIGFALGPRLNAAGRLGDASIGVELLTTGNPEKAERIARTLDGENRKRRELECAVLDDALRIIEEEGLQDTRRSIVLWSEKWHPGVIGIVASRLAKQYNRPTILFSVSDGFSKGSGRSIPGFDLHAALVSCRDHLESFGGHRHAAGVSLAAERLPEFSRCLENAVSERLSDEDLVPVIDVDAMVALEDCTFELVNEMKTMRPFGAGNPEPIFGTRRLKVISAKRVGKGHLKLTVAQGGRTMDAIGFGMGEALDDLRASGGMVALAYVLEENTWRGVTNLQLRLKDIQPEVY; translated from the coding sequence ATGGAGACAGCCCTCAGAAGACGCTGGCAGCTCCCGAGCGCGGAGAGCCGGGAGCTCGCCGCGCACCTGTCCTCGGAGCTCGGGACGTCCAACGCCTTCGCTGCGGTCCTCGTCAGTCACGGCGTCTCGACCGTGTCCGAGGCGAGGGCCTTCCTCAAACCGAGCCGCTCGATGCTGGCCGATCCGGAGCTCCTTCCGGACATCGAGCCGGCGATCGACCGCATCAGGCGGGCCGTCGAGCGGAACGAGAGGATCTTCGTCTGCGGCGACTACGACGTAGACGGCATCACCTCGATCGTGCTCGTCAAACGGTGCCTCGAGTCGGCCGGACTCGAGGTCGCCTTCTACATCCCCAATCGGCTGACCGAGGGGTACGGTCTCTCGGAGGTGGGCGTGCGCGCGGCCAGGGACTACGGCGCCCGCCTGATCGTCACCGTTGACAGCGGCATCACCGGGCACGAGGAGATCGCTCTCGCGAAGGACCTCGGGATCGACGTCATCGTGACCGACCATCACGAGCCCCAGGAGAGCCTCCCGCCGGCCGTCGCGGTCGTCGACCCGAAGCGAAGGGACTCGGACTATCCCTTCAAGCACCTGGCCGGCGTCGGGGTCGCGCACAAGGTAATGACGGCCCTGGCCATGGGCGACCGGGAGGTCGCGTACGCCGTCGACGAGACGCTCGATCTCGTCGCCGTCGGTACGGTCGCCGACATCGTACCGCTCATCGGGGAGAACCGGGTTCTGACGTCGCTCGGTCTCGATCGGCTTCGGGACACCGAGAACCACGGGCTCAGGGCTCTGATGGACGTTGCCGGCGTCGAGTCGGTGACCGCCAGGGCCGCGCACATCGGCTTCGCCCTCGGACCGCGCCTCAACGCGGCGGGCCGTCTCGGCGACGCCTCGATCGGTGTTGAGCTTCTGACAACCGGCAACCCCGAGAAGGCCGAGCGCATCGCCAGAACGCTCGACGGCGAGAACCGCAAGCGGCGTGAGCTCGAGTGCGCCGTCCTGGACGACGCCCTTCGGATCATCGAGGAGGAGGGGCTCCAGGACACGCGCCGCTCGATAGTCCTCTGGTCGGAGAAGTGGCATCCGGGCGTGATCGGGATCGTGGCCTCCAGGCTCGCGAAGCAGTACAACCGCCCGACCATCCTCTTCTCGGTCTCCGACGGGTTCTCGAAGGGCTCCGGGCGCAGCATTCCGGGCTTCGACCTGCACGCCGCGCTCGTGAGCTGCCGCGACCACCTCGAGAGCTTCGGCGGACACCGGCACGCGGCGGGGGTCTCGCTCGCGGCCGAACGGCTGCCGGAGTTCAGCAGGTGCCTCGAGAACGCCGTGTCGGAGAGACTGTCCGACGAGGACCTGGTCCCCGTCATCGACGTCGACGCGATGGTCGCGCTCGAGGACTGCACGTTCGAACTGGTGAATGAGATGAAGACGATGCGCCCGTTCGGTGCGGGGAACCCGGAGCCGATCTTCGGCACGAGACGGCTCAAGGTGATCTCCGCCAAGCGCGTCGGCAAGGGTCATCTGAAGCTGACGGTGGCACAGGGCGGCCGCACGATGGACGCGATCGGCTTCGGAATGGGCGAGGCGCTGGACGACCTCAGGGCGAGCGGCGGCATGGTCGCGCTCGCCTACGTGCTCGAAGAGAACACCTGGCGAGGCGTGACCAACCTCCAGCTTCGTCTCAAGGACATCCAGCCAGAGGTCTACTGA